A genomic stretch from Erwinia sp. E_sp_B01_1 includes:
- the idi gene encoding isopentenyl-diphosphate Delta-isomerase → MSAIEVILVDRHDRPTGRMEKLEVHEKGLLHRAVTVYVFNSRHQLLLQQRASGKYHCGGLWSNTTCGHPYPQEATSTAAERRLREEMGMQLTLHPVFELSYNLPMGNGLTEHEYGHVYFAFSNELPVPNPEEADSWRYASLSDIEQEMAHHPERFTPWFLHTFSRIPEAFRTFSAQQLAG, encoded by the coding sequence ATGTCCGCTATTGAAGTGATTCTGGTTGATCGCCACGATCGTCCCACCGGTAGAATGGAAAAGCTTGAGGTTCACGAAAAAGGGCTGCTGCATCGCGCGGTAACCGTTTATGTGTTCAACTCTCGCCATCAGCTACTGTTGCAGCAGCGTGCCAGTGGAAAATACCACTGTGGCGGGCTCTGGAGTAATACCACCTGCGGCCATCCTTATCCTCAGGAGGCGACCAGTACCGCGGCCGAGCGTCGCCTGCGTGAAGAGATGGGCATGCAGCTGACGCTGCATCCTGTTTTTGAACTCAGCTATAACCTGCCGATGGGCAATGGCCTGACCGAGCATGAATACGGTCACGTCTATTTTGCCTTCAGCAACGAGCTGCCCGTTCCCAATCCTGAAGAGGCCGATAGCTGGCGTTATGCCTCGCTCAGCGATATTGAGCAGGAGATGGCGCACCATCCGGAACGCTTTACCCCCTGGTTCCTGCACACTTTCTCCCGCATTCCGGAAGCCTTCAGAACCTTTTCAGCCCAACAACTGGCGGGCTGA
- a CDS encoding ABC transporter substrate-binding protein — translation MAKRTGLQSALALAGLLALSATASAAEPVKVGSKIDTEGSLLGNIILQVLDKHGVKTVNKVQLGTTQVVRAAITAGELDIYPEYTGNGAFFFNDEHDAAWKNAQAGYEKVKMLDQKNKLTWLTPAPANNTWTIAVRGDLAQKNKLNSLDDLSAYLKKGGDFKLAASAEFIERPDALPAFQKAYGFTLKQDQLLSLAGGDTAVTIKAAAQQTSGVNAAMAYGTDGPVAALGLQTLSDPKGVQPIYAPAPVIRDAVLKAYPQIADWLKPVFASLDEKTLQQLNAKIAVEGQDAKTVAADYLQQKHLL, via the coding sequence ATGGCGAAGAGAACAGGGCTTCAGTCCGCGCTGGCACTGGCCGGATTACTGGCGTTGTCGGCCACGGCCAGCGCAGCAGAACCGGTCAAGGTAGGATCAAAAATAGATACTGAGGGATCGTTGCTCGGCAATATTATTCTTCAGGTGCTGGATAAACACGGCGTGAAAACGGTGAATAAAGTGCAGCTTGGCACCACCCAGGTTGTCCGGGCCGCCATTACCGCCGGGGAGCTGGATATCTACCCGGAGTACACCGGCAACGGCGCTTTCTTCTTTAACGATGAACACGACGCGGCGTGGAAAAATGCGCAGGCCGGGTATGAAAAAGTCAAAATGCTGGATCAAAAGAACAAGCTGACCTGGCTGACTCCCGCGCCTGCCAACAACACCTGGACGATTGCGGTGCGTGGCGATCTGGCGCAGAAAAACAAGTTGAATTCGCTGGACGACCTCAGCGCCTACCTGAAAAAAGGCGGCGACTTCAAGCTTGCGGCTTCTGCCGAATTTATCGAACGGCCTGACGCTCTGCCTGCCTTCCAGAAAGCCTACGGCTTCACGCTTAAGCAGGATCAGCTGCTGTCGCTGGCCGGGGGAGATACCGCTGTAACCATTAAGGCGGCGGCGCAGCAAACCTCCGGCGTGAATGCTGCAATGGCCTATGGCACAGATGGCCCGGTAGCGGCGCTTGGCTTGCAGACCTTAAGCGATCCCAAAGGCGTGCAGCCTATTTATGCCCCTGCACCCGTTATCCGGGATGCGGTACTGAAAGCCTATCCACAGATTGCCGATTGGCTGAAGCCGGTCTTTGCCTCGCTGGATGAAAAAACACTGCAGCAGCTTAACGCCAAAATTGCTGTTGAAGGGCAGGACGCGAAAACAGTAGCCGCGGATTATTTGCAGCAGAAACACTTGCTGTAG
- a CDS encoding MFS transporter, which yields MTDLATSAHVATAGAPPTGETVTIRRAADVSHLVNTSTQARSNARIVIGIALGGVFLDAYDLGALAFGMKDVTKEFGLSPTGAGMVASAIAFGAIVGALIGGYLTDKIGRYRVFMADMFFFVFAALACAFAPNEYVLAAARFVMGLGVGIDLPVAMAFLAEFSKLKGRGNKAASIAMWCPTWYAAISISYLLVLFFYSVLPEAHSGLLWRIILGFGAVPAILIICIRSRYMSESPVWAANQGDLKGAAAILRHSYGINAQVAKDADLTPAKPTRPASWRNYGELLKGVYLRRTLLATITAIASAFAYNAVAFGLPVIISSFLAQSMLTTILVSLALNLLFAFVGGILAVRLVPRFGAWKMTTLGYSFQFVALIGLALIGRPTEGAEAAVSIAMLALFLLGQGFGPGSHTMTFASLSYPTSLRGVGVGFNQTLMRGSSTVSLFLFPLLSAALSTNVFWVIALAPLAGLIALLAIRWEPSGYDVDAEDFARDIP from the coding sequence ATGACTGATTTAGCAACTTCGGCGCATGTCGCCACGGCAGGGGCTCCTCCAACGGGTGAAACCGTCACTATCCGTCGGGCAGCCGACGTATCACATCTGGTCAATACCAGCACTCAGGCCCGCAGTAACGCCCGCATCGTTATTGGCATTGCTCTGGGCGGCGTGTTTCTGGACGCTTACGATCTGGGCGCGCTGGCGTTTGGCATGAAGGATGTCACCAAAGAATTTGGCCTGTCGCCGACCGGCGCGGGAATGGTGGCTTCCGCTATCGCTTTTGGCGCCATTGTCGGCGCATTGATTGGCGGCTATCTCACCGATAAAATTGGCCGTTATCGCGTTTTTATGGCGGATATGTTTTTCTTCGTCTTCGCCGCGCTGGCCTGTGCTTTTGCCCCTAACGAGTATGTGCTGGCTGCCGCCCGTTTTGTGATGGGGCTGGGGGTGGGAATAGATTTACCGGTAGCGATGGCGTTCCTGGCCGAGTTTTCAAAACTCAAGGGGCGTGGCAATAAAGCCGCCAGTATTGCGATGTGGTGCCCGACCTGGTATGCCGCAATCTCGATTTCCTATCTGCTGGTGCTGTTCTTCTATTCGGTGCTGCCGGAAGCGCATTCAGGCCTGCTCTGGCGCATTATCCTCGGGTTTGGCGCGGTACCAGCCATTCTGATTATCTGTATCCGTAGCCGTTACATGAGCGAGTCGCCAGTATGGGCGGCGAATCAGGGGGACCTTAAAGGTGCCGCCGCTATTTTGCGTCACTCTTACGGCATCAATGCGCAGGTGGCAAAGGATGCCGACCTGACGCCAGCTAAGCCGACACGTCCTGCCAGCTGGCGTAATTACGGTGAACTGCTGAAGGGGGTTTATCTGCGCCGGACCCTGCTGGCTACCATTACGGCTATCGCTTCCGCCTTTGCCTATAATGCCGTGGCCTTCGGACTGCCGGTGATCATTTCAAGCTTCCTCGCCCAGTCGATGCTGACCACTATTCTGGTGTCGCTGGCGCTGAATCTGCTGTTTGCTTTTGTGGGAGGGATTCTGGCCGTACGTCTGGTGCCGCGATTTGGCGCATGGAAGATGACCACGCTGGGTTACAGCTTCCAGTTTGTCGCCCTGATTGGGCTGGCGCTGATTGGCCGCCCAACGGAGGGGGCAGAAGCAGCGGTTTCCATTGCCATGCTGGCGCTGTTCCTGCTGGGTCAGGGCTTTGGTCCGGGTTCACATACCATGACCTTTGCTTCCCTGAGTTACCCGACATCCTTACGCGGCGTGGGCGTGGGCTTTAATCAGACGTTAATGCGCGGCAGCTCCACCGTTTCGCTGTTTCTGTTCCCGCTGCTCTCTGCGGCGCTGAGCACCAACGTCTTCTGGGTGATTGCGCTTGCCCCACTGGCCGGTCTGATTGCCCTGCTCGCCATCCGTTGGGAACCTTCCGGCTACGACGTGGATGCCGAGGACTTTGCGCGGGACATTCCCTGA